One region of Hymenobacter sediminicola genomic DNA includes:
- a CDS encoding protoporphyrinogen/coproporphyrinogen oxidase: protein MTTPDSSSAPIVIIGAGMAGLTCANYLHRAGRAVVVLEAAEAVGGRVRTDVTPDGFRLDHGFQILLTKYPEVQRLLDYGALNLKAFQSGAVIRLASGQETTLRNPLRQPAAALSAAVSPIGSLPDKLRIASLAQHVSRRGSEELLARPSTDTLTFLRRYGWSEHIIDSFFRPFFGGVFLDRGLSTGSNFFEFVYQQFIEGEAAVPALGMQQIPEQLAQRLPAGTVRLNTPAEAVEGTTVRLRGGETLEAAAIVVATDGNTTARLLPHLPQLHATAWRRTTCTYFSAPSSPGRQDRLLRLNAMPGQLAHNVSFPSDVAPDYAPEGRTLVSVSTHGEHGLPETTLTALLRAELMLWFGEEVARWQHLRTYDLPHALPVYPGGQPPCQELRLTSTLYRCGDYTAYPSLNAAMATGREVAEMLLA, encoded by the coding sequence ATGACTACTCCTGATTCCTCTTCCGCGCCTATTGTTATTATCGGGGCTGGCATGGCCGGCCTCACCTGCGCCAACTACCTGCACCGCGCCGGCCGCGCCGTGGTGGTGCTGGAAGCCGCAGAAGCCGTAGGGGGCCGCGTCCGGACCGATGTAACACCCGACGGCTTCCGCCTCGACCATGGCTTTCAGATACTGCTCACCAAGTATCCGGAAGTGCAGCGGCTGCTCGACTACGGCGCTCTGAATCTAAAAGCGTTTCAATCCGGAGCCGTTATCCGGCTGGCTTCGGGCCAGGAAACGACGCTGCGCAACCCGTTGCGCCAGCCGGCCGCGGCCCTGTCGGCGGCCGTGTCGCCCATTGGTAGCCTTCCTGACAAGTTGCGCATTGCCAGCTTGGCCCAGCACGTAAGCCGACGCGGCAGCGAGGAGCTCCTGGCGCGTCCTTCCACCGACACGCTCACGTTTCTGCGGCGCTACGGCTGGAGCGAGCATATCATCGACAGTTTCTTCCGGCCGTTCTTCGGGGGCGTGTTCCTCGACCGGGGCTTGAGCACGGGCAGCAATTTCTTTGAGTTTGTCTATCAACAGTTTATCGAGGGCGAAGCTGCCGTGCCGGCGCTGGGCATGCAGCAGATTCCGGAGCAGCTGGCCCAACGCCTGCCTGCTGGCACCGTGCGCCTCAACACGCCCGCCGAAGCCGTAGAAGGCACTACCGTCCGGCTGCGCGGCGGCGAAACGCTGGAGGCGGCAGCCATAGTGGTAGCTACCGATGGCAACACTACGGCCCGGTTGCTCCCGCATCTGCCGCAGTTGCATGCCACGGCCTGGCGGCGCACCACTTGCACGTATTTCTCGGCGCCTTCCTCGCCCGGCCGCCAGGACAGGCTGCTGCGCCTGAACGCCATGCCGGGCCAGTTGGCCCACAACGTAAGCTTCCCTTCTGATGTGGCGCCGGACTATGCGCCGGAGGGCCGCACGCTGGTTTCAGTAAGCACCCACGGCGAACATGGCTTACCCGAAACCACGCTTACCGCCTTGCTCCGCGCGGAGCTGATGCTGTGGTTCGGGGAAGAAGTAGCCCGGTGGCAGCACCTACGCACCTATGACCTGCCGCATGCGCTACCCGTGTACCCTGGCGGCCAACCGCCCTGCCAGGAGCTGCGCCTCACTAGCACCCTCTACCGCTGCGGCGACTACACGGCCTATCCTTCATTGAATGCCGCCATGGCTACCGGCCGCGAAGTGGCCGAAATGCTGCTCGCCTAG
- a CDS encoding toxin-antitoxin system YwqK family antitoxin: protein MMLFMSNCRPALLISALLLTGSAAWAQRSLPAKASLDQCYRVLGKDSVGFFYSEDYLLTPPGCATIRRHTRLDSAGRFMGYVRDYRMTNNLLLLQGSYREGRKEGVFETYHATGELAARGRYMAGRQVGDWAYWYPSGKPRQILSFRNGQDPLIQQFWEESGQQLVKDGNGTWYRREIGMELRGAVVQGIPDGRWQLRRLSDQSLVARETFMKGHFRSGILIEQMESYRDESRLDLADWDTYSKAEAYELGPPCPAAE from the coding sequence ATGATGCTATTCATGAGTAACTGCCGGCCAGCTTTACTGATTAGTGCCTTGCTGCTTACCGGTTCGGCAGCGTGGGCCCAGCGAAGCCTGCCAGCAAAAGCTTCGCTTGACCAGTGCTACCGGGTGCTGGGCAAAGACAGCGTAGGCTTCTTCTATTCCGAAGACTACCTTCTGACCCCGCCGGGCTGCGCTACCATCCGCCGCCACACTCGCCTCGATAGTGCCGGCCGTTTCATGGGCTACGTGCGCGACTACCGCATGACCAACAACCTGCTGCTGCTACAGGGCTCCTACCGCGAAGGCCGCAAGGAAGGCGTGTTCGAAACCTACCATGCTACCGGCGAGCTGGCCGCGCGCGGGCGCTACATGGCTGGGCGGCAAGTGGGTGACTGGGCCTACTGGTACCCGTCAGGAAAGCCACGCCAGATTCTGAGTTTCCGCAACGGCCAGGACCCACTGATTCAGCAGTTCTGGGAAGAGTCGGGCCAGCAGTTGGTGAAGGATGGCAACGGCACGTGGTACCGCCGGGAAATCGGTATGGAGTTGCGGGGTGCCGTGGTACAAGGCATTCCTGATGGCCGCTGGCAGTTGCGCAGATTATCCGACCAAAGCCTTGTAGCGAGAGAAACATTCATGAAGGGGCACTTCCGTAGCGGCATACTTATCGAACAGATGGAGTCGTACCGGGACGAGTCGCGCCTGGACCTGGCCGACTGGGACACTTACAGCAAGGCCGAAGCCTATGAGTTGGGCCCGCCCTGTCCGGCCGCTGAATAG
- a CDS encoding c-type heme family protein: protein MRHLFRAAGAALLLLSAACRPDQIEHLKESQRIGIEAENWQVKRIMPEDLLRATRWSGDSLTRHADRELLRVLTEKLAQGGIAAALPYCRPETFPAVDSVAKTLQASVRRVSSKPRNSAHLAELTTADLQPDTARQIARPNTETFFYQRPITINDALCLRCHGEVGQDIRNADYALIQKQYPQDQATGYALGQSMGAWRLTLKRPGVAEFWTMKTRKLPRHRTTR, encoded by the coding sequence ATGCGTCACCTGTTTCGCGCCGCCGGAGCGGCCCTGTTGCTGCTCTCGGCTGCCTGCCGCCCCGACCAGATTGAGCACCTTAAAGAAAGCCAACGCATTGGCATAGAGGCAGAGAACTGGCAGGTGAAGCGCATTATGCCCGAAGACCTGCTGCGCGCTACGCGCTGGTCCGGCGACTCACTCACACGCCACGCCGACCGGGAACTGCTCCGCGTACTCACCGAGAAACTGGCTCAGGGCGGCATAGCAGCGGCCCTACCCTACTGCCGCCCCGAAACCTTTCCGGCCGTAGACTCGGTGGCGAAAACCCTGCAGGCCAGCGTACGGCGCGTAAGCAGCAAACCGCGCAACTCAGCACACCTAGCCGAGCTTACAACCGCTGACCTGCAGCCCGATACTGCCCGCCAAATTGCGCGCCCCAACACTGAAACCTTCTTCTATCAGCGCCCTATTACGATAAATGATGCGCTATGCCTGCGCTGCCACGGCGAAGTAGGCCAAGACATCCGTAATGCTGACTACGCCCTCATCCAAAAGCAGTACCCGCAGGACCAGGCTACCGGCTACGCGCTGGGCCAGAGCATGGGCGCTTGGCGCCTGACCCTAAAGCGCCCCGGCGTGGCCGAATTCTGGACCATGAAAACCCGCAAGCTGCCGCGGCATCGCACGACACGTTGA
- the prfA gene encoding peptide chain release factor 1 yields MLDKLEAIQQRFNDVSELLTQPDAMSDMKRFKTLNKEYKDLGKIVTEYKAYQNVLANIDGAKEVIATEKDEDFRQMAKDELESLYPEQERLETVIKELLIPKDPNDSKDVIMEIRAGAGGDEAAIFAGDLQRMYMRYAEKHNLKMDLIDATEGTSGGYKEIILALKGEDVYGKLKFESGVHRVQRVPATETQGRIHTSVASIVVMPEAEELDVQIDMNDVRKDLFMSSGPGGQSVNTTYSAVRLTHLPTGLVAQCQDQKSQLKNFDKALQVLRSRLYEIELAKKNEAEGAARKNMIGGGDRSDKIRTYNYPQGRVTDHRIGFTVYNLASVMDGNIDDFVEQLRLAESAERLKEGVS; encoded by the coding sequence ATGCTAGATAAACTGGAGGCCATTCAACAGCGCTTCAACGACGTGAGCGAACTGCTGACGCAGCCCGACGCCATGAGCGACATGAAGCGTTTCAAGACGCTGAACAAGGAATACAAGGACCTCGGCAAAATTGTGACCGAGTATAAGGCCTACCAGAACGTGCTGGCCAACATCGACGGCGCCAAAGAAGTCATTGCTACCGAAAAGGACGAAGACTTCCGCCAGATGGCCAAGGATGAGCTGGAAAGCCTCTATCCGGAGCAGGAGCGCCTGGAAACCGTTATCAAAGAGCTGCTTATTCCCAAAGACCCCAACGATTCCAAGGATGTTATCATGGAAATCCGGGCCGGAGCGGGCGGCGACGAGGCAGCTATTTTCGCCGGCGACCTGCAGCGTATGTACATGCGCTACGCCGAGAAGCACAACCTGAAAATGGACCTCATTGATGCCACCGAAGGCACTTCGGGGGGCTACAAAGAAATTATTCTGGCCCTGAAAGGCGAGGACGTGTACGGCAAGCTCAAGTTTGAGTCGGGTGTGCACCGCGTGCAGCGCGTGCCGGCCACCGAAACCCAGGGCCGCATTCACACTTCCGTGGCCTCCATTGTGGTGATGCCGGAAGCGGAAGAGTTGGACGTGCAGATTGACATGAACGATGTCCGTAAAGACCTCTTCATGTCGTCGGGCCCGGGCGGACAGTCCGTAAACACTACCTATTCGGCCGTGCGTCTCACTCACTTGCCTACAGGCCTCGTGGCGCAGTGCCAGGACCAGAAGTCGCAGCTCAAAAACTTCGATAAGGCGCTGCAGGTACTTCGCTCTCGCCTCTACGAAATTGAGCTGGCCAAGAAAAACGAAGCCGAAGGCGCTGCCCGCAAAAATATGATTGGCGGCGGTGACCGGTCCGATAAAATACGCACCTACAACTACCCGCAGGGCCGCGTAACCGACCACCGCATCGGCTTCACGGTATACAACCTGGCTAGCGTAATGGACGGCAACATCGACGACTTCGTGGAGCAGCTACGCCTCGCAGAAAGTGCTGAGCGTCTGAAGGAAGGCGTTTCGTAA
- a CDS encoding secondary thiamine-phosphate synthase enzyme YjbQ, with amino-acid sequence MVYIQKRLRLPAVRRGFHLVTDLLVAELPELERLRVGTAHFFIQHTSASLTINENADPTVRQDFEAYFNHTVPENAPYFRHTQEGPDDMPAHLKAAMLGHAVSIPITNGELALGTWQGIYLGEHRNQGGRRWVVATLMGAE; translated from the coding sequence ATGGTATATATCCAGAAACGACTGCGCCTTCCGGCTGTGCGGCGGGGCTTTCACCTTGTTACTGACTTGTTGGTAGCCGAACTCCCGGAACTAGAGCGGCTGCGGGTGGGCACGGCGCACTTTTTCATTCAGCATACCTCCGCCAGCCTTACCATCAACGAAAATGCCGACCCCACGGTGCGCCAGGATTTCGAGGCGTATTTCAACCATACGGTGCCTGAAAACGCGCCCTATTTCCGCCACACGCAGGAAGGCCCCGATGATATGCCTGCTCACCTGAAGGCCGCCATGCTGGGCCATGCCGTAAGCATCCCGATAACCAATGGAGAACTGGCACTGGGCACTTGGCAGGGCATCTATCTGGGGGAGCACCGCAACCAGGGTGGGCGGCGCTGGGTGGTGGCTACTCTGATGGGAGCGGAGTAG
- the gpmI gene encoding 2,3-bisphosphoglycerate-independent phosphoglycerate mutase codes for MNKQVLLVILDGWGLAQNKEVSAIDKARTPFVDSLFERFPHSKLQASGEAVGLPDGQMGNSEVGHMNIGAGRVVYQDLVRINKAIRERKLAAMPALEKAFEYARANNKPVHLMGLLSDGGVHSHLDHLKALCTLAHDADVHNVFIHAFTDGRDTDPKGGVSYVNDLEQHLQRGASGKIASIVGRYYAMDRDNRWERVKVAYDLLVNGKGTASQNLIQSMLDSYKEGVTDEFLKPIVKVAADGQPLATIQEGDVVLCFNFRTDRGREITQALTQQDFHAFEMHRLNLHYLTMTNYDATFTGVTPIFEKDNLENTLGAVLEANQRKQIRIAETEKYPHVTFFFSGGREKEFEGETRIMRNSPKVATYDLQPEMSAFELRDALVPELQATSADFVVLNFANTDMVGHTGVFEAAVKAAEAVDQCAKDVVEAALAADYACIVIADHGNAEFMVNADGSPNTAHTTNLVPCILADNNYHGTLTDGKLGDIAPTVLALMGLPQPADMTGQSLLQPDATPGA; via the coding sequence ATGAACAAACAGGTATTGTTGGTGATTCTGGACGGCTGGGGACTGGCGCAGAACAAAGAGGTTTCGGCCATCGACAAGGCCCGCACGCCCTTCGTTGATTCTTTGTTTGAGCGGTTTCCGCACAGCAAGCTGCAAGCTTCCGGCGAAGCAGTAGGCTTACCTGACGGGCAGATGGGCAACTCCGAAGTGGGCCACATGAACATTGGGGCCGGCCGCGTGGTGTACCAGGATCTGGTGCGCATCAACAAAGCCATTCGGGAGCGGAAGCTGGCGGCCATGCCCGCCTTGGAAAAAGCTTTCGAATACGCCCGCGCTAACAACAAGCCGGTACACCTAATGGGCCTGCTCTCCGATGGCGGCGTGCATTCCCACCTCGACCACCTGAAGGCGCTCTGCACGCTGGCTCATGACGCCGATGTGCACAATGTGTTCATTCACGCCTTCACCGACGGCCGCGACACCGACCCCAAAGGCGGCGTCAGCTACGTCAATGACCTAGAGCAGCATCTGCAGCGCGGGGCCAGCGGCAAAATTGCGTCTATTGTGGGGCGCTACTATGCCATGGACCGCGACAACCGCTGGGAGCGGGTGAAAGTGGCGTATGACCTGCTGGTGAATGGCAAAGGCACTGCTTCGCAAAACCTGATTCAGAGCATGCTCGACTCCTATAAGGAGGGCGTGACCGATGAATTTCTGAAGCCGATTGTGAAAGTAGCCGCTGACGGGCAGCCACTGGCCACCATTCAGGAAGGCGACGTGGTGCTGTGCTTCAACTTCCGCACCGACCGGGGCCGCGAAATCACGCAGGCCCTGACGCAACAGGACTTTCATGCGTTTGAGATGCACCGGCTGAACCTGCATTATCTCACCATGACCAACTACGACGCCACGTTTACGGGCGTCACCCCGATTTTCGAGAAAGACAACCTCGAAAACACCTTGGGTGCGGTGCTAGAGGCCAATCAGAGGAAGCAGATCCGGATTGCGGAAACTGAGAAGTACCCGCACGTAACGTTCTTCTTCTCGGGCGGCCGCGAGAAGGAGTTTGAGGGTGAAACCCGCATCATGCGCAACTCGCCCAAAGTAGCTACCTACGACCTGCAGCCTGAAATGAGTGCCTTTGAACTGCGTGATGCGCTGGTGCCGGAACTGCAGGCTACATCAGCTGATTTTGTGGTGCTCAATTTCGCTAACACCGACATGGTGGGCCATACGGGCGTATTTGAAGCTGCCGTGAAGGCTGCAGAAGCTGTAGACCAGTGCGCTAAAGACGTAGTAGAAGCGGCACTAGCTGCCGACTATGCCTGCATCGTTATTGCCGACCATGGCAATGCCGAGTTTATGGTGAATGCCGACGGCTCGCCCAACACGGCCCACACCACCAATCTGGTACCCTGCATTCTGGCCGACAACAACTACCACGGCACCCTCACAGATGGTAAGCTCGGCGACATTGCGCCTACCGTTCTGGCTCTGATGGGTCTGCCACAGCCCGCCGACATGACGGGCCAGAGCCTGCTCCAACCTGACGCCACTCCCGGTGCCTAA
- a CDS encoding DUF4783 domain-containing protein yields the protein MKRIFFPAFLLVWLLLSSMMVQAQGEAFGAVRGALRNASSRELSQYFGATVGISFDGDRQNYSSTQAEFVMKDFFAKTAPSTFEIVHQGASQGGIPYAIGKYNGKSGSYRVFIKMKNTNGALRIDTMDFTKE from the coding sequence ATGAAACGTATCTTCTTCCCAGCCTTTCTGCTCGTGTGGCTGTTGCTGTCCTCGATGATGGTGCAGGCGCAGGGCGAGGCGTTTGGAGCTGTACGCGGGGCTCTGCGTAACGCTTCTTCCCGCGAATTGTCTCAGTATTTTGGTGCCACAGTTGGTATTAGCTTCGATGGCGACCGGCAGAACTATAGCTCCACACAGGCGGAGTTTGTGATGAAGGACTTCTTCGCCAAAACCGCACCTTCTACGTTCGAAATAGTGCACCAGGGAGCCAGCCAAGGTGGTATTCCGTACGCTATTGGTAAATACAATGGCAAGTCCGGTTCGTACCGGGTTTTCATCAAGATGAAAAATACCAATGGTGCTCTACGCATCGACACGATGGACTTCACCAAAGAATAG
- a CDS encoding DUF4783 domain-containing protein — protein MKPTLLFASLTLFWLTLFVGVTQAQNDTFAPIRNAIRSGSSQELAQSFGPAVEISFDGDRKGYSATQAEAVMKDFFAKNAPASFDFVHSGGSNDGKPYAVGKYVSKSGTYRMFVKMKPEGGRPVINAIDFTKE, from the coding sequence ATGAAACCTACTTTACTCTTCGCGTCTCTGACCCTGTTCTGGCTGACTCTGTTTGTGGGTGTCACGCAGGCGCAGAACGACACGTTTGCTCCCATCCGCAATGCTATCCGGAGTGGCTCGTCTCAGGAGCTGGCGCAAAGCTTTGGGCCCGCCGTGGAAATCAGCTTCGATGGTGACCGGAAGGGCTATAGCGCCACGCAGGCGGAAGCCGTGATGAAAGACTTTTTTGCTAAGAATGCCCCGGCCAGCTTTGATTTCGTGCATTCCGGCGGCAGCAACGACGGCAAACCATACGCTGTAGGCAAGTACGTGAGCAAAAGCGGTACGTACCGTATGTTCGTGAAGATGAAGCCGGAAGGCGGCCGGCCTGTGATTAACGCCATCGACTTTACGAAGGAATAG
- the nadC gene encoding carboxylating nicotinate-nucleotide diphosphorylase, whose translation MQNTPYLTSEALVDFIRTALREDVGDGDHSSLASIPADARNRARLLVKDEGVLAGVELALLIFKEVDPELQVEPLLADGARIKHGDVVLTVEGRAQSILTAERLVLNCMQRMSGIATHTAHLNSLLAGTKARLLDTRKTTPNFRICEKWAVLIGGGVNHRYGLFDMIILKDNHVDYAGGIRQAIEATQAYLARTGRKLPIEIETRTLAEVQQALDTGGIDRIMLDNMPPAQLREAVQLIAGRFSTEASGGITEHTIAEVAATGVDFISVGALTHSTKSLDLSLKAF comes from the coding sequence GTGCAAAACACCCCCTACCTCACTTCCGAAGCTCTAGTTGATTTTATCCGCACTGCCCTCCGCGAGGATGTCGGCGACGGCGACCATTCCTCCCTGGCCTCAATTCCGGCCGACGCCCGCAACCGTGCCCGGCTGCTGGTGAAGGATGAAGGAGTGCTGGCGGGCGTGGAACTGGCCCTGCTGATCTTTAAAGAAGTAGACCCGGAGTTGCAGGTGGAGCCGCTACTGGCCGACGGCGCCCGTATCAAGCACGGCGACGTGGTGCTGACGGTGGAGGGCCGCGCCCAAAGCATTTTGACGGCGGAGCGGCTGGTACTCAACTGCATGCAGCGCATGAGTGGCATTGCCACGCATACGGCTCACCTCAACAGCCTGCTGGCTGGCACCAAGGCCCGCCTGCTCGATACCCGCAAGACCACGCCTAATTTTCGGATCTGTGAGAAATGGGCGGTGCTGATTGGCGGCGGCGTAAACCACCGCTACGGCCTCTTCGACATGATTATCCTCAAGGACAACCACGTGGATTACGCGGGAGGTATCCGGCAGGCTATTGAAGCCACGCAGGCGTACCTGGCCCGCACTGGCCGCAAGCTCCCCATCGAAATAGAGACCCGCACACTGGCCGAGGTGCAGCAAGCCTTGGATACCGGCGGCATCGACCGGATTATGCTCGACAACATGCCACCGGCTCAGCTTCGGGAAGCGGTGCAGCTGATAGCTGGGCGCTTTTCCACTGAAGCCAGCGGCGGTATCACAGAGCATACCATTGCGGAAGTAGCGGCTACCGGCGTCGATTTCATTTCGGTTGGGGCCCTGACTCATTCCACCAAAAGCCTCGATTTGAGCCTGAAAGCGTTTTAA
- a CDS encoding heavy metal-binding domain-containing protein, which produces MRFSFLRSVAAGLLLAAGLTGCESNTATVSTPAATAAAADSTSAPVVAAAYICPMACEGSASDKPGKCQVCEMALEPNPAAKTTVQ; this is translated from the coding sequence ATGCGTTTTTCTTTTCTGCGCTCTGTAGCGGCTGGTTTGCTGCTAGCCGCTGGCCTGACGGGTTGCGAAAGCAACACAGCAACAGTTAGCACTCCGGCCGCAACGGCCGCTGCTGCTGACAGCACTTCGGCTCCTGTAGTAGCCGCTGCCTATATCTGCCCGATGGCCTGCGAAGGCAGCGCCAGCGACAAGCCCGGCAAATGCCAGGTGTGCGAAATGGCACTTGAGCCCAATCCGGCTGCCAAAACCACCGTTCAGTAG
- a CDS encoding SAM-dependent methyltransferase — MMSPAAVEPEWFSTWFDSPYYHLLYHDRDQAEAQAFIDALLRYLHPKPMAQLLDLACGKGRHSIYLSEQGYSVTGVDLSAESIAAAQASAQEHLHFRVHDMREPLPCGPFDFIFNLFTSFGYFQHESENVVALRNAAAALRPGGKMVIDFLNTERTVRELVAHEHKLAGGIEFHLHRHLYHDFIVKEIDFQTPDGEQLHYEERVRALSKERFEEYFLMAGLRLVEVFGDYRLTPYDEQASPRMIFILKK, encoded by the coding sequence ATGATGTCACCTGCTGCCGTTGAGCCGGAATGGTTTAGTACCTGGTTTGATTCTCCGTATTATCACCTGCTGTACCACGACCGGGACCAAGCCGAGGCGCAGGCCTTTATCGATGCACTGCTACGGTATTTGCACCCGAAGCCTATGGCGCAGCTGCTGGATCTGGCCTGCGGCAAAGGCCGGCATTCCATTTACCTGAGCGAGCAGGGCTACAGCGTGACCGGCGTAGACCTGTCGGCGGAAAGTATTGCGGCGGCGCAGGCTTCTGCACAGGAGCATCTGCATTTTCGGGTGCATGACATGCGTGAGCCGCTGCCCTGTGGTCCGTTTGACTTTATTTTCAACCTGTTTACCAGCTTCGGCTACTTCCAGCACGAGAGTGAAAACGTGGTGGCCTTGCGCAATGCGGCCGCAGCGCTACGGCCAGGTGGCAAAATGGTCATTGATTTCTTGAACACGGAGCGCACTGTGCGGGAACTGGTAGCGCATGAGCACAAGCTGGCGGGAGGCATTGAATTTCACCTGCACCGCCACCTCTACCACGACTTCATTGTGAAGGAAATCGACTTTCAGACGCCCGATGGTGAGCAACTACACTACGAAGAGCGGGTGCGGGCACTCAGCAAGGAGCGGTTCGAGGAATATTTCCTGATGGCTGGTCTGCGGCTGGTTGAGGTGTTCGGCGACTACCGCCTCACCCCGTATGATGAGCAAGCCAGCCCACGTATGATATTCATTCTTAAAAAGTGA
- a CDS encoding ZIP family metal transporter produces the protein MWFAVLLLFLTVLGAGWSTRLVPTASTIWMKPLLAFSGAYLFTLTITHLLPEALLLVPDDMHRIGYFVLAGFFGQLVLEVFSQGVEHGHVHHHTSHVGHVPFLLLFSLIIHSFLEGSILVKAPEAGTVSDNFYAILTGVALHHIPAAFALMAALMLRLGTFRRALPFLVLFALAAPVGIVVSNFVVLEQLLTGGLYAALLGFVAGNFLHVSTTILFETSPEHRLNMPKLAATMAGTALALAVELL, from the coding sequence ATGTGGTTTGCTGTCCTGCTGTTGTTTCTTACCGTACTCGGGGCCGGCTGGTCTACGCGGCTAGTACCAACGGCCAGTACTATCTGGATGAAGCCTCTGCTGGCATTCAGCGGGGCATACCTGTTTACGCTTACCATCACGCACCTGCTGCCTGAGGCGCTGCTATTGGTGCCCGATGATATGCACCGCATCGGCTATTTTGTGCTGGCAGGGTTCTTTGGGCAATTGGTGCTGGAAGTATTTTCGCAAGGAGTGGAGCACGGGCACGTGCATCATCATACTTCTCATGTAGGGCATGTACCCTTTCTGCTGTTGTTCTCGCTTATTATCCACTCGTTTCTGGAAGGCAGCATTCTAGTGAAAGCCCCCGAGGCAGGCACCGTGAGCGACAATTTCTACGCCATTCTGACGGGTGTGGCGCTGCACCATATCCCGGCGGCTTTTGCCCTGATGGCAGCCCTGATGCTTCGACTGGGTACTTTCCGCCGGGCACTACCCTTTCTGGTGCTGTTTGCGCTGGCGGCTCCAGTGGGCATTGTGGTAAGTAACTTTGTGGTGCTGGAGCAACTACTTACCGGTGGCCTGTATGCGGCCCTGCTGGGTTTTGTGGCCGGCAATTTCCTGCACGTATCTACTACCATTCTTTTCGAAACCAGCCCGGAGCACCGCCTGAACATGCCCAAGCTGGCCGCTACAATGGCCGGCACGGCGCTGGCACTGGCAGTAGAGCTACTCTAG
- a CDS encoding DnaJ C-terminal domain-containing protein, with translation MDYKDYYKILGVDKTATTDQIKKAYRKLARQHHPDVNPNDSEAERKFKEVNEANEVLSDPDKRQKYDRMGADWQRYQQAGAGGRGGFDWGQYQQQGGSGGFGGGFGGAEFGEGGDFSDFFSSIFGNMGGAGGRSSTRASAGQDYQAELELTLEDAYQGGPRTLTVNGKKLRLTIQPGVEDGQTIRLRDQGAPGRNGGPNGSLFITLRVRPDARYVRTGHDLTQEVKVPLYRALLGGEQVVETLSGTVKINIKPETQNGTRLRLRGKGFPVYKQAGQFGNLYLHLTVQLPQHLTEQEKELLRQLAALRPDGTAA, from the coding sequence GTGGATTACAAGGACTATTACAAAATACTGGGAGTGGACAAAACTGCTACCACCGACCAGATTAAAAAAGCCTACCGAAAGTTGGCGCGCCAGCATCACCCCGATGTAAACCCTAATGACTCGGAGGCGGAGCGCAAGTTCAAAGAAGTGAATGAGGCCAATGAAGTGCTGTCGGACCCCGATAAGCGGCAAAAGTATGACCGAATGGGCGCCGACTGGCAGCGTTATCAGCAGGCCGGTGCCGGTGGCCGGGGTGGCTTCGACTGGGGCCAGTACCAACAGCAGGGCGGTTCTGGTGGGTTTGGCGGGGGCTTTGGAGGTGCTGAGTTTGGCGAAGGCGGCGACTTCTCCGATTTTTTCAGCTCCATTTTCGGCAATATGGGTGGCGCTGGCGGCCGTAGCTCTACCAGGGCCAGCGCTGGCCAGGACTACCAAGCCGAGCTGGAGCTGACGCTGGAAGACGCCTACCAAGGTGGCCCGCGCACGCTCACAGTAAACGGCAAGAAGCTGCGCCTCACTATTCAGCCCGGCGTGGAAGACGGCCAAACCATCCGGCTACGCGACCAGGGCGCGCCCGGCCGCAATGGCGGGCCTAATGGCTCGCTCTTCATCACACTACGCGTACGGCCCGATGCGCGCTACGTCCGCACCGGCCACGACCTGACGCAGGAGGTGAAGGTACCGCTGTACCGGGCACTACTGGGTGGTGAGCAGGTAGTAGAAACCTTATCAGGAACCGTCAAAATCAACATCAAGCCCGAAACCCAGAATGGCACCCGCCTACGCCTGCGCGGCAAAGGCTTTCCGGTGTATAAGCAGGCAGGCCAGTTCGGCAACCTGTATCTGCACCTGACGGTGCAGCTTCCGCAGCACCTTACCGAGCAGGAAAAAGAGCTGCTCCGCCAACTGGCGGCCCTGCGTCCTGACGGAACTGCAGCCTGA